One Verrucomicrobiota bacterium genomic region harbors:
- a CDS encoding fibronectin type III domain-containing protein: QNLKVVAGTLPGTVVVSAKSPRGARMFEVQYCLGDTSVPANWKVGAQHSSCHKIKIAGLERGKDYSFRICAFGQDGPGPWSELVVFMPS; this comes from the coding sequence CGCAGAATTTAAAGGTGGTCGCCGGTACGTTGCCCGGCACGGTGGTTGTCAGCGCCAAAAGCCCGCGCGGGGCGCGCATGTTCGAGGTGCAATATTGCCTGGGCGATACATCCGTGCCCGCCAATTGGAAGGTCGGCGCGCAGCACAGCTCCTGCCACAAAATCAAGATCGCCGGCCTGGAACGCGGCAAGGATTACTCGTTCCGCATCTGTGCCTTTGGCCAGGACGGCCCCGGCCCATGGTCGGAGCTGGTCGTTTTTATGCCGTCTTGA